A region of Nitrospinota bacterium DNA encodes the following proteins:
- a CDS encoding glycosyltransferase family 9 protein yields MTPNDIRLPDRPRILVARTDRIGDVTLSLPVFTSLKMAFPRSRICALTRSYTAPLLRQRPDVDEVIEYDSPTAHIPRGRFLPLLDRIKKEKFNVAIALYSNFSVGALIYLAGIPTRIGPATKLAQIFYNIRIRQRRSSSTRHEADHNLDLLKPLGVEPVRVPFVLPPASSPVTFARLEGKPLVGIHPGSGGSSRNWAPERYAQLARELFDAGMDVVITGAPREKTLVERVAAESGRPVTRYLNEGTLMDLAGVLAQFDVFVAGSTGPLHLASAAGTPVVGLYCPIFVCLPQRWGPIGPKDTALVPNVEPCERCVSEKCPHFDCMDKIDVELVKNTVLGKVAVMELPR; encoded by the coding sequence ATGACCCCTAATGACATCCGGCTTCCCGACCGGCCCAGAATCCTGGTGGCGCGAACCGACAGAATAGGCGACGTTACGCTCTCCCTGCCGGTTTTCACTTCGCTGAAGATGGCGTTCCCCCGGTCGCGGATTTGCGCTCTTACGCGTAGCTACACGGCGCCCCTTCTGCGCCAGCGGCCCGATGTGGACGAGGTGATAGAATATGATTCGCCAACGGCCCATATACCCAGGGGGCGGTTCCTCCCTCTGCTGGACAGGATCAAGAAGGAAAAATTCAACGTGGCCATAGCGCTATACTCGAATTTTTCCGTGGGGGCCTTGATTTATCTGGCGGGGATCCCCACGCGGATAGGCCCGGCCACAAAACTGGCGCAGATTTTTTACAATATCCGGATACGCCAGCGCAGGTCCAGCTCCACCCGCCACGAGGCGGACCATAACCTGGACCTGCTGAAACCGCTGGGCGTGGAACCGGTGCGGGTGCCTTTTGTGCTACCCCCGGCCAGTTCGCCGGTGACTTTTGCGCGGTTGGAAGGCAAACCTCTTGTGGGTATCCATCCGGGTAGCGGCGGCTCGTCCCGCAACTGGGCGCCGGAACGGTACGCCCAGCTGGCGCGGGAACTTTTCGACGCGGGCATGGACGTGGTGATAACCGGGGCGCCCCGGGAAAAGACCCTGGTGGAGCGGGTGGCGGCGGAATCGGGCCGCCCCGTGACGCGATATTTGAACGAAGGGACGCTGATGGACCTGGCGGGCGTTTTGGCGCAGTTCGACGTGTTTGTGGCCGGTAGCACCGGGCCACTGCACCTGGCCTCCGCCGCGGGCACTCCGGTGGTGGGGCTGTACTGCCCCATATTCGTTTGCCTGCCCCAGCGGTGGGGCCCCATCGGCCCTAAAGACACGGCGCTGGTTCCCAACGTGGAGCCATGCGAAAGATGCGTGTCCGAGAAATGCCCCCATTTCGATTGTATGGACAAGATTGACGTGGAACTGGTGAAAAACACCGTACTAGGCAAGGTCGCCGTTATGGAGCTTCCGCGTTAA
- a CDS encoding ABC transporter ATP-binding protein, with amino-acid sequence MGLYRRLLSYLAPYKSRFIVASIFMMAVSASSGGAAYIIQPILDDIFMSKDARMLSLLPLGVVAIYLVRGVGRYVASSIMQTIGQLAVRDIRNDLFSRLQRLSVSFFASRQTGQLMSRVTNDVTVIQDAVSIVVYDFIRESLTMVALLCVVFYWDYKMALVSLAVIPLSGALIQRLGRSLRVVSKESQEKLADLTAILHETFTGVRVVQAFGMEDYEVGRFKGKNQEYYDTLRRTIKINELSSPLLEFLGAFGIAAIIYYGGSQVISGQTTVGAFFSFLTALFMLYAPIAKLSRVNNKIQQAMAAAHRIFDLMDTPPAITEKPGALELPRLKNVITFNRVGFAYDHNAHVIKDFSLTVNKGEMVALVGASGAGKTTLVNLIPRFLDVTGGSVAFDGVDIRDATLQSLRGQIGIVTQEVFLFHDTVRNNIAYGRQDATAEEVEAAARAAYAHEFIMELPDGYGAQIGERGVRLSGGQRQRLSIARAIMKNPAVMVLDEATSALDSESEKIVQKALLNLLAGRTTFVIAHRLSTVLSAHRIIVMDKGEIAETGTHEELLERGGMYRRLFELQFAVEP; translated from the coding sequence ATGGGGCTCTACCGCAGGCTTCTTTCATACCTGGCGCCATATAAGAGCAGGTTTATCGTCGCTTCCATTTTCATGATGGCCGTTTCGGCCTCGTCGGGTGGCGCGGCGTACATAATCCAGCCCATTCTCGACGACATTTTCATGAGCAAGGACGCCCGCATGCTGTCCCTGCTACCGCTGGGGGTGGTGGCCATTTACCTTGTGCGGGGCGTGGGCCGCTATGTGGCCTCGTCCATTATGCAGACCATCGGCCAGCTGGCCGTGCGGGACATCCGCAATGACCTCTTCTCCCGGCTCCAGCGTCTATCGGTGTCGTTTTTCGCCTCACGGCAGACCGGCCAGCTTATGAGCCGGGTGACCAACGACGTGACGGTCATCCAGGACGCTGTCTCCATCGTGGTTTACGACTTTATCCGGGAATCGCTCACCATGGTGGCCCTCCTGTGCGTGGTGTTCTACTGGGACTATAAAATGGCCCTCGTTTCCCTGGCGGTGATACCCCTGTCCGGCGCCCTTATCCAGAGGCTGGGGCGCTCGTTGCGTGTGGTGTCCAAAGAGTCGCAGGAAAAGCTGGCGGACCTTACCGCCATTTTGCACGAAACATTCACAGGCGTGCGGGTGGTGCAGGCCTTCGGCATGGAAGACTACGAGGTGGGCCGCTTCAAGGGCAAGAACCAGGAATATTACGACACCCTCCGCCGAACCATAAAAATTAACGAGCTGTCCAGCCCCTTGCTGGAGTTCCTTGGGGCTTTCGGTATCGCCGCCATTATCTACTACGGCGGTAGTCAGGTTATTTCCGGGCAAACCACCGTGGGCGCCTTCTTCTCGTTTCTTACGGCCCTGTTCATGCTTTACGCCCCGATAGCCAAACTGTCCCGGGTGAACAACAAGATCCAGCAGGCCATGGCGGCGGCCCACCGGATTTTCGATCTGATGGACACGCCACCGGCCATCACGGAAAAACCGGGAGCCCTGGAGCTTCCCCGGTTGAAAAACGTGATTACCTTTAACCGGGTGGGTTTCGCTTACGACCACAACGCCCACGTGATAAAAGATTTTTCCCTAACGGTGAACAAGGGGGAGATGGTGGCCCTGGTGGGCGCTTCCGGCGCGGGAAAAACCACGCTGGTGAACCTTATCCCCAGGTTTCTGGATGTAACCGGCGGTTCGGTGGCTTTCGACGGGGTGGACATCCGCGACGCGACGCTCCAGTCGCTCCGGGGCCAGATAGGCATAGTGACGCAGGAAGTGTTCCTGTTCCACGACACCGTGAGGAACAACATAGCCTACGGCAGGCAAGACGCCACCGCCGAAGAGGTGGAGGCCGCCGCCCGCGCCGCCTACGCCCACGAGTTCATCATGGAGCTTCCTGACGGGTACGGCGCCCAGATAGGTGAACGGGGCGTAAGGCTCTCCGGCGGCCAGCGGCAACGGCTTTCCATAGCCAGGGCCATAATGAAAAACCCGGCGGTGATGGTTTTGGACGAGGCCACTTCCGCGCTGGACTCCGAATCGGAAAAAATAGTGCAAAAAGCGCTTTTAAACCTGCTGGCCGGGCGTACCACTTTCGTAATAGCCCACAGGCTGTCCACGGTGCTTTCGGCCCACAGGATAATAGTTATGGACAAGGGGGAAATCGCCGAGACCGGAACCCACGAGGAGCTGTTGGAGCGGGGCGGAATGTACCGCAGGCTGTTCGAGCTCCAGTTCGCCGTGGAACCCTAG
- a CDS encoding O-antigen ligase family protein: protein MAEPSIDPTGRWDTACWAFTALFCVADFISISVAQMAATGMGVCFLGRWINTGQRPNLPPVLWPVALFVGVSIVAALFSLDAMESIVDSKDLLHLFILFAVYDYFVRRPGKAVLALKIMAGAGGAVSVYGLAQAMGRGVDIYNRISGFQDIYMTFAGLLMMAVMAGGAVILFHRGGLKDGWIAMAVAIMISAVFVSLTRNAVVGLFAGAVALLALKNRWTVAALPVVALVALTLSPSHVRDRVVSIADMSNETNRERFNLWAAGLEIIRDNPVLGVGQNSFPLVYPAYRRPDVKEPNISHLHNNFIQIGAERGLAGLGAWISVWAVALWKMGSAFRMTSDTGMKTSLAAGGAGVLAFLSAGMFEYNFGDAEIQMLFYLFMAMGLAAAKPAEDAIKGPTG from the coding sequence ATGGCTGAACCGTCCATAGACCCCACCGGAAGGTGGGACACCGCCTGCTGGGCCTTTACCGCCCTGTTCTGCGTGGCGGATTTTATCTCCATCTCCGTGGCGCAAATGGCCGCAACGGGGATGGGGGTATGTTTCCTTGGCCGGTGGATCAATACCGGCCAGCGCCCGAACCTGCCGCCGGTTCTTTGGCCCGTGGCGCTTTTCGTGGGCGTATCCATTGTGGCGGCGCTATTCTCGCTGGATGCGATGGAGTCCATCGTTGACTCCAAGGACCTGCTTCATCTATTCATCCTCTTCGCCGTGTACGATTATTTCGTCCGGCGGCCCGGCAAGGCCGTTTTGGCGTTGAAGATAATGGCGGGGGCGGGCGGGGCCGTTTCGGTATATGGACTGGCCCAGGCCATGGGCCGGGGGGTGGACATCTATAACCGCATATCCGGTTTCCAGGACATTTACATGACCTTCGCGGGGTTGTTGATGATGGCCGTGATGGCGGGCGGGGCGGTGATTCTTTTCCATCGCGGCGGCCTGAAAGACGGATGGATAGCCATGGCGGTGGCCATAATGATTTCGGCGGTCTTCGTGTCTCTCACAAGGAACGCGGTGGTGGGTTTGTTCGCGGGGGCCGTGGCGTTGCTGGCGCTGAAAAACCGGTGGACCGTGGCGGCCCTGCCGGTGGTGGCCCTTGTGGCGCTGACCCTCTCCCCATCCCATGTGCGGGACCGGGTGGTGAGTATCGCGGACATGAGCAACGAGACCAACCGGGAACGGTTCAACCTTTGGGCCGCGGGGCTGGAGATAATCCGGGACAACCCGGTTCTGGGCGTGGGGCAAAACTCTTTCCCGCTGGTATATCCCGCGTACCGCAGGCCGGACGTGAAAGAGCCGAACATTTCGCACCTGCACAACAACTTTATCCAGATAGGCGCCGAGCGGGGCCTGGCGGGGCTTGGGGCATGGATATCGGTATGGGCCGTGGCGCTTTGGAAAATGGGCTCCGCCTTCCGCATGACATCGGACACAGGTATGAAAACTTCGCTGGCCGCTGGCGGCGCTGGGGTTCTGGCGTTCCTTTCAGCGGGGATGTTCGAGTACAATTTCGGCGACGCGGAGATACAAATGTTGTTCTATCTTTTCATGGCCATGGGGCTGGCGGCGGCCAAACCTGCGGAGGACGCGATAAAAGGGCCCACCGGCTAA
- a CDS encoding TraR/DksA C4-type zinc finger protein, giving the protein MESAELDYFKKLLNQQKLSIMEESAATVKNGAFGVKGEELPDVVDRSSLETDRNFTLRLMEREGNLLKKINEALERIDQGRFGVCDECGGGISSERLKARPVATLCIACKEAQERVEKKG; this is encoded by the coding sequence ATGGAATCCGCCGAACTGGATTATTTTAAGAAACTGCTCAACCAGCAGAAACTCTCCATTATGGAAGAGTCCGCCGCCACTGTGAAAAACGGCGCTTTCGGCGTTAAAGGGGAAGAGTTGCCCGACGTGGTGGACCGTTCCTCGCTGGAGACCGACCGCAACTTCACCCTGCGCCTGATGGAGCGGGAAGGAAACCTGCTAAAAAAGATAAACGAGGCGCTGGAACGGATAGATCAGGGCCGGTTCGGCGTTTGCGACGAGTGCGGCGGGGGTATCAGCTCCGAACGGCTGAAAGCCCGCCCCGTGGCCACCCTGTGCATCGCCTGCAAAGAAGCGCAGGAGCGGGTGGAAAAAAAGGGTTGA
- a CDS encoding lytic transglycosylase domain-containing protein has product MIIRIAFPLSLLVCLFTTVLAGLVAANESSMYEARYDRALDRLQKTPPEDTLLKVLQTKAGDLSEEERGLIARSVSRYSRIDGHDPYLLLALIEIESGFDRGAVSSVGAKGLMQIRPFVAQYLAEELSMSSKKAASLHDVDTNLQIGSYYLAKMIRRYGNLSLALEAYNLGPAKMDELRQGGELQWRFTSKVKMAMVRLKKLAIIEENA; this is encoded by the coding sequence ATGATAATCAGAATAGCTTTTCCTTTGTCTCTCCTCGTCTGCCTGTTCACGACGGTACTGGCAGGGCTGGTAGCGGCCAATGAGTCATCCATGTACGAAGCCAGGTATGACCGGGCTTTAGACCGGCTCCAAAAGACGCCTCCCGAGGACACCCTTTTAAAGGTGTTGCAGACCAAGGCTGGCGATCTATCAGAAGAGGAAAGGGGCCTTATCGCCCGTTCGGTGTCCAGATACAGCAGAATAGACGGGCACGACCCTTATTTGCTCCTGGCGCTTATAGAGATTGAAAGCGGATTCGACAGAGGCGCTGTTTCCAGCGTGGGCGCCAAGGGGCTTATGCAGATTCGCCCCTTCGTGGCCCAGTACCTGGCTGAGGAGTTATCCATGTCCAGCAAAAAGGCCGCCAGTTTGCACGATGTGGACACCAACCTGCAGATAGGCTCGTATTACCTGGCCAAGATGATTCGCAGATACGGGAACCTGTCGCTGGCCCTGGAGGCCTATAACCTGGGCCCGGCCAAGATGGATGAATTGAGGCAAGGTGGCGAGCTTCAGTGGCGGTTTACGTCCAAGGTGAAAATGGCCATGGTCAGGCTTAAAAAGCTTGCCATCATTGAAGAGAACGCCTGA
- a CDS encoding zinc-ribbon domain-containing protein, which produces MIVKCPRCSARYKIDAQTIPDEGMYAKCAKCENVFFARKRSDEEVARLREKRRKGPELHTPTATPEPTRKESRVTAPEPVPAESGVAPQSARETDYQSTGLEETEREVSPNAPEMEAISASEEPVSPLSQDAIEALMSASTPKPEPAKPEPAGPLGQDDIAAILAANAPKPEPVKETPSSGVMSQDDIEALLSANAPKPEPAGPLGQDDIAAILAANAPKPEPVKETPSSGRRMTLKPCCRPTLPSRNPLRPRPRKSQRAPCPRMTLNPCSALTNPWISIWIKRQWRFPQLAGFRMI; this is translated from the coding sequence ATGATCGTCAAATGTCCGAGATGCTCGGCGCGTTATAAAATTGACGCCCAGACCATCCCTGATGAGGGGATGTACGCCAAGTGCGCCAAGTGTGAGAATGTTTTTTTCGCCCGGAAACGTTCCGACGAAGAGGTGGCCCGTCTCCGGGAAAAACGGAGGAAGGGGCCGGAGCTTCACACCCCCACCGCCACCCCGGAGCCAACCCGGAAAGAATCCCGGGTTACAGCGCCAGAACCCGTGCCTGCCGAATCGGGCGTAGCGCCACAGAGCGCAAGAGAAACAGATTATCAATCAACGGGTTTAGAGGAAACCGAGCGCGAGGTTTCTCCAAACGCCCCAGAAATGGAAGCCATTTCAGCCAGCGAAGAGCCTGTTAGCCCCCTTTCTCAGGACGCCATAGAAGCGTTGATGTCCGCTAGCACGCCCAAACCGGAACCAGCCAAGCCGGAACCCGCTGGCCCCCTGGGTCAGGATGACATAGCGGCGATTCTGGCCGCCAACGCCCCGAAACCCGAACCGGTTAAGGAAACCCCGTCATCGGGTGTGATGTCGCAGGATGATATTGAAGCCCTGTTATCGGCCAACGCTCCCAAGCCGGAACCCGCTGGCCCCCTGGGTCAGGATGACATAGCGGCGATTCTGGCCGCCAACGCCCCGAAACCCGAACCGGTTAAGGAAACCCCGTCATCGGGTCGCAGGATGACATTGAAGCCCTGCTGTCGGCCAACGCTCCCAAGCAGGAACCCGCTCCGGCCCCGGCCAAGGAAGAGCCAGCGGGCGCCATGTCCCAGGATGACATTGAATCCCTGCTCAGCGCTAACAAACCCCTGGATATCGATCTGGATAAAACGCCAGTGGCGGTTTCCCCAACTCGCGGGGTTCAGGATGATATAG
- the gatB gene encoding Asp-tRNA(Asn)/Glu-tRNA(Gln) amidotransferase subunit GatB gives MDYETVIGLEVHVQLSTDSKLFCACSTKFGADPNGNTCPICLGMPGVLPVLNREVVKRAVMVGLATGCSITPLSRFARKNYFYPDLPKGYQISQYDEPICQHGKVEISLNGQPKTIGLTRIHMEEDAGKLIHGENLGHPDSSYVDLNRACVPLLEIVSEPDLRSSEEAKRYVEKLKTILEYLDVSDCNMEEGSLRVDANVSIRPMGAEKFGTRAELKNMNSFRFLTRAIDYEVERQKNILEDGGSVVQETRLYDPDRNITLSMRGKEEAHDYRYFPEPDLTPLCVEKEWIEEIRGALPELPDAKRDRFMAQYALPQYDAEVLTASRGVADFFEQTAKGVKNPKLASNWVMSDVLRILNDSGVSAADCPVKPAMLAEMISLIEQDVISGKIAKTVFEEMEKSGASPKKIVEEKGLVQITDTSAIEAEIDKVLAANPSQVAEYKAGKTKVAGFFVGQIMRATKGKANPDLVNKLLAEKLEKA, from the coding sequence ATGGATTACGAAACAGTTATCGGGCTGGAAGTGCACGTCCAGCTTTCTACCGACTCAAAGCTTTTCTGCGCCTGCTCCACAAAGTTCGGCGCGGATCCCAACGGCAACACATGTCCCATTTGCCTGGGCATGCCGGGCGTCTTGCCTGTCCTGAACCGCGAGGTGGTGAAACGGGCGGTGATGGTGGGGCTGGCCACGGGTTGCTCCATAACGCCGCTGTCCCGGTTCGCCCGGAAAAACTATTTCTACCCGGATCTGCCAAAGGGATACCAGATATCCCAATACGACGAGCCCATCTGCCAGCATGGCAAGGTGGAGATATCGTTGAACGGCCAGCCGAAAACCATAGGCCTCACCCGGATACACATGGAAGAAGACGCGGGCAAGCTTATCCACGGCGAGAACCTGGGGCATCCGGACTCCAGCTATGTGGATTTGAACCGGGCCTGTGTGCCGTTGCTTGAGATCGTGTCGGAACCGGACCTGCGCTCGTCGGAAGAGGCAAAGCGGTATGTGGAGAAGTTGAAGACCATCCTGGAGTATCTGGACGTTTCGGACTGCAACATGGAGGAAGGCTCCCTTCGGGTGGACGCCAACGTTTCCATCCGCCCCATGGGCGCCGAGAAGTTCGGCACCCGGGCGGAACTGAAAAACATGAACTCGTTCCGGTTCCTCACCCGCGCCATAGACTATGAAGTTGAACGGCAAAAGAACATCCTGGAAGACGGTGGTAGCGTGGTTCAGGAAACAAGGCTTTATGACCCGGACAGGAACATCACCCTCTCCATGCGCGGCAAGGAAGAGGCGCACGATTACCGCTATTTCCCGGAGCCGGACTTGACCCCCCTGTGCGTGGAGAAAGAGTGGATTGAGGAGATAAGGGGCGCCCTGCCGGAACTGCCCGACGCGAAAAGGGACAGGTTCATGGCCCAATACGCCCTGCCACAGTACGACGCCGAGGTGCTTACAGCCAGCCGGGGCGTGGCGGATTTTTTCGAGCAGACCGCCAAAGGGGTTAAAAACCCCAAGCTGGCCTCCAACTGGGTGATGAGCGACGTTTTGCGCATTTTAAACGATTCAGGCGTTTCCGCCGCCGACTGCCCGGTGAAACCGGCCATGCTGGCGGAAATGATAAGCCTGATAGAGCAAGACGTGATAAGCGGCAAGATAGCCAAAACCGTCTTCGAGGAAATGGAAAAAAGCGGCGCCTCCCCGAAAAAGATCGTGGAGGAAAAGGGCTTGGTGCAGATCACCGACACTTCCGCCATCGAAGCCGAGATAGACAAGGTTCTGGCCGCCAACCCCTCGCAGGTGGCGGAGTACAAGGCCGGCAAGACCAAGGTGGCCGGTTTCTTCGTGGGGCAGATTATGCGGGCCACCAAGGGAAAAGCCAACCCGGATCTTGTGAACAAACTTCTGGCCGAAAAGCTTGAGAAAGCCTGA
- the rsgA gene encoding ribosome small subunit-dependent GTPase A encodes MRKPEREEEKTGLVIAHYGLRAHIRVGGETLELKPPRGQEWAVGDSIVFEKGRPKKILERRNALIRIGANGKEQALAANLDLLLIVTACGEAFKPGLIDRFLVSSAHMGIPAAIVVNKMDIPEAAEFLTAAREYENYGYNVLPVSALSGSGIDGLTAMLNHKVTALVGHSGVGKTSITNRLVPGLNRLVGEVNVKTEAGRHVTTVSIFVDLPGGGAIIDSPGIRQFVPTGIDERDAAHYFPGFAPYRGMCKFRDCMHMAEPGCAIRQAVEDKSLSDERYRSYLRIIQSIRERAEPDWA; translated from the coding sequence TTGAGAAAGCCTGAGCGGGAAGAAGAAAAAACCGGACTTGTCATAGCCCATTACGGCCTTCGGGCCCACATACGCGTGGGCGGCGAAACGCTGGAGCTAAAACCGCCCCGCGGCCAGGAATGGGCCGTGGGCGACAGCATAGTTTTTGAAAAAGGCCGCCCGAAAAAAATCCTGGAACGGCGCAACGCCCTCATCCGCATCGGCGCCAACGGCAAGGAGCAGGCGCTGGCGGCCAATCTGGATTTGCTTCTCATCGTCACCGCCTGCGGCGAGGCGTTCAAACCGGGGCTGATAGACCGGTTCCTGGTGTCATCGGCCCATATGGGCATCCCGGCGGCCATAGTGGTGAACAAGATGGATATCCCCGAAGCCGCCGAATTCCTAACCGCCGCCCGCGAATACGAAAATTACGGCTATAACGTCCTGCCCGTGAGCGCCCTTTCAGGCTCCGGTATTGACGGGTTGACCGCCATGCTCAACCACAAAGTCACGGCGCTGGTGGGCCATTCCGGCGTTGGCAAAACCTCCATCACCAACAGGCTTGTGCCCGGCCTTAACCGGCTGGTGGGCGAGGTGAACGTGAAGACCGAGGCTGGCCGCCACGTTACCACCGTTTCGATATTTGTGGACCTGCCCGGCGGCGGGGCCATTATAGACTCACCCGGCATCCGCCAGTTTGTCCCCACGGGGATTGACGAGCGGGATGCGGCCCATTATTTCCCCGGTTTTGCGCCATACCGCGGGATGTGCAAGTTCCGCGACTGCATGCACATGGCCGAGCCGGGTTGCGCCATACGCCAGGCTGTGGAAGACAAATCGTTGAGCGACGAAAGGTACAGGAGTTATTTGAGAATCATCCAGTCCATCCGGGAGCGGGCGGAGCCGGACTGGGCGTAA